Proteins from a genomic interval of Methanofollis formosanus:
- a CDS encoding deoxyribodipyrimidine photo-lyase, with protein MLRRLNRRPPARGEHVLYWMQASQRAEGNPALEHAVAEANRLEKPLLVCFCLDPRGEGRQARHLGFMLEGLAETGKCLADRGIAFLLRAGPPAEVVAGLADDAALVVADRGYLHGQVEDRTRLADRLAVPLVEVEGEVVVPVETASAKEEWSAATFRRRIARHLEPFPTSPAQRAVRVRSADDENHETLGLDRPADLLRTIGAAEDAGPAAFTGGLAAARRLLDRFLREGLGRYATERNDPNAAVLSCMSPYLHFGQIAPLEVARRVRAVGGASAAAYLEELVVRRELSMNFVRYNPAYASPACLPAWAAKTLAEHAGDPREYEYALVDLEAAQTHDPYWNAAQRELLVTGKMHGYMRMYWGKKVLEWSSTPEEAYHTLLTLNNRYELDGRDPNGYAGVAWCFGKHDRAWKERPVFGKVRYMNARGLRRKFDADRYAARFGEE; from the coding sequence ATGCTCAGGAGGCTCAACCGCCGCCCGCCGGCACGAGGCGAGCATGTGCTGTACTGGATGCAGGCCTCCCAGCGGGCCGAGGGGAACCCGGCCCTCGAGCACGCGGTCGCGGAGGCAAACCGCCTCGAAAAACCCCTGCTCGTCTGTTTCTGCCTCGACCCGCGGGGCGAGGGGCGGCAGGCCCGGCACCTCGGGTTCATGCTCGAGGGGCTTGCCGAGACGGGAAAATGTCTGGCCGACCGCGGGATCGCCTTCCTGCTCAGGGCCGGGCCGCCGGCCGAGGTGGTGGCCGGCCTCGCGGACGACGCGGCGCTGGTGGTCGCGGACCGAGGCTACCTGCACGGGCAGGTGGAGGACCGCACCCGCCTTGCCGACCGCCTCGCCGTGCCGCTCGTCGAGGTGGAGGGCGAGGTCGTCGTGCCGGTGGAGACGGCCTCCGCGAAGGAGGAGTGGTCGGCGGCGACCTTCAGGCGGCGTATCGCCCGGCACCTCGAACCCTTCCCGACCTCGCCTGCACAGAGAGCGGTGCGGGTGCGCTCGGCAGACGATGAGAACCACGAGACCCTCGGGCTCGACCGTCCCGCCGACCTGCTCAGGACCATCGGGGCCGCGGAGGACGCCGGGCCTGCGGCCTTCACCGGCGGACTCGCTGCAGCCCGCCGTCTCCTCGACCGCTTTCTCCGCGAGGGGCTCGGGCGGTACGCGACCGAACGCAACGACCCGAACGCCGCCGTCCTCTCCTGCATGAGCCCGTACCTGCACTTCGGGCAGATCGCACCCCTCGAGGTCGCCCGCAGGGTCAGGGCGGTCGGAGGGGCGTCCGCCGCCGCGTACCTCGAAGAACTGGTCGTGCGCCGCGAACTCTCGATGAACTTCGTCCGCTACAACCCCGCCTACGCCTCGCCGGCCTGCCTCCCCGCCTGGGCGGCAAAGACCCTTGCCGAGCACGCCGGCGACCCGCGGGAGTACGAGTACGCCCTCGTCGACCTCGAGGCGGCACAGACCCACGATCCCTACTGGAACGCCGCCCAGCGCGAACTCCTCGTTACCGGGAAGATGCACGGCTACATGCGGATGTACTGGGGCAAAAAAGTGCTCGAATGGTCTTCGACCCCGGAGGAGGCCTATCATACGCTCCTCACCCTCAACAACCGCTACGAACTGGACGGCCGGGACCCGAACGGGTATGCCGGGGTGGCCTGGTGCTTCGGGAAGCACGACCGGGCCTGGAAAGAGCGGCCGGTCTTCGGGAAAGTGCGATACATGAACGCCCGGGGGCTGAGGCGCAAGTTCGACGCCGACCGATATGCGGCGCGGTTCGGCGAAGAGTAG
- a CDS encoding ferritin-like domain-containing protein has protein sequence MRTEDYRQIIASAIDKEVEAYVFYEEIRDRVNDPALQTLFRELASEERQHRKLLENFLAARPAELHFDESRDYKISETFDRPAPTAEMKPVEGIKLAIKREEDAVEMYRQFAELSTDADQKKIFEELARMELGHKARLEDLYTEVAFPEVW, from the coding sequence ATGAGGACCGAGGATTATCGACAGATCATTGCGAGTGCCATCGACAAGGAGGTGGAGGCCTATGTCTTCTACGAGGAGATCCGGGACCGGGTGAACGACCCGGCGCTCCAGACGCTCTTCCGGGAACTCGCCTCCGAGGAGCGGCAGCACCGCAAACTCCTGGAAAACTTCCTGGCGGCGAGGCCGGCGGAACTCCACTTCGACGAGTCGAGGGACTACAAGATCTCCGAGACCTTCGACCGGCCGGCGCCGACGGCCGAGATGAAACCGGTGGAGGGGATCAAACTGGCCATCAAACGGGAGGAGGACGCCGTGGAGATGTACCGGCAGTTCGCCGAACTGAGCACCGACGCCGACCAGAAAAAGATCTTCGAGGAACTGGCCAGGATGGAACTCGGGCACAAGGCGCGGCTCGAGGACCTGTACACCGAGGTGGCCTTCCCGGAGGTCTGGTAG
- a CDS encoding A/G-specific adenine glycosylase — MSGSETTSVDEHARLVRAFEAALREEGPGVEACARFRQVICHYFRHHARQMPWRETDDPYRIFVSEVMLQQTQVERVRKKYPEFIERFSDFAALAAAEQREVLEAWQGLGYNRRALALRQAAQTIVRDFGGKVPDDPAVLERLPGIGKATAASVAAFVHNRPTVFIETNVRRLFIHFFFRGREEVRDAEILPLVAMTLDPAHPREFYWAVMDYGTMLKKRYPNPNRRSASYTRQAPFEGSDRQVRGRMLKALLEHGTLSTEGLLAKGGVDEKRGTRVLKKLLAEGFVAEEEGEYRVP; from the coding sequence GTGTCAGGCAGCGAGACGACCTCTGTCGACGAGCACGCCCGGTTGGTCCGGGCGTTTGAAGCGGCCCTGCGAGAGGAGGGGCCGGGCGTCGAGGCATGCGCACGATTCAGGCAGGTGATCTGCCACTATTTCCGCCATCATGCCCGGCAGATGCCCTGGCGGGAGACCGACGACCCGTACCGGATCTTCGTCTCAGAAGTGATGCTCCAGCAGACGCAGGTGGAGCGGGTGCGCAAAAAGTATCCCGAATTTATCGAGCGCTTCTCGGACTTCGCCGCCCTCGCCGCCGCCGAGCAGCGGGAGGTGCTGGAGGCCTGGCAGGGGCTCGGGTACAACCGGCGGGCGCTTGCCCTCAGGCAGGCGGCGCAGACGATCGTGCGGGACTTCGGCGGAAAGGTGCCCGACGACCCGGCGGTCCTGGAGCGCCTTCCGGGGATCGGGAAGGCGACAGCGGCTTCAGTCGCCGCCTTCGTCCACAACCGCCCGACGGTCTTTATCGAGACCAATGTCCGCCGGCTCTTCATCCACTTCTTCTTCAGGGGCCGCGAGGAGGTGCGGGACGCCGAGATCCTCCCGCTGGTGGCGATGACCCTGGACCCGGCGCACCCGCGGGAGTTCTACTGGGCGGTGATGGACTACGGCACCATGCTCAAGAAACGCTACCCCAACCCGAACCGCCGAAGTGCGTCGTACACCAGACAGGCGCCCTTCGAGGGGTCGGACCGGCAGGTGCGGGGCCGGATGCTGAAGGCCCTCCTGGAGCACGGGACGCTCTCGACTGAAGGACTGCTCGCAAAAGGAGGGGTCGACGAGAAAAGAGGGACGCGGGTCCTCAAAAAACTCCTGGCCGAAGGGTTCGTGGCCGAGGAGGAAGGGGAGTACCGGGTCCCTTAG
- a CDS encoding WD40 repeat domain-containing protein, translated as MRPFLHIALCLALLLVPWGVAADERPEPLWDVALGSKVLSTAVSPNGAYVAAGTDANGAMRLFDGEGNQVWEVPTGSPVFQVSISEDGKYVAGASDRVRVVDQNGKVTARIDDDGYFAYSAAISPDGKHVAAGFDNHVFGVYSSGGFAEWMGTLGDDAASLALSRDGRYLVAGSKDDTVSFFGEQGTLLWSYETGKTVGSVALSPDGGYVAAGSMDRQVYFFDRDGTLLWTYEPGEHVFGVAVARDGERVAVAAGHTVTLLDREGEELWTYDAGTTVFSVAITPDAGMIVYGTGGNDNRLVALEGEKIRDAGADRGPVTTPVVSGNRGGENGSTYLADSFVLAGEETESAEGAAVTDVLRRTADADAKVTVRMTVDAAWVAAHGGPDRVKIAACLPDENGEATTEAEAVPTRFVGYDPEDRLIFEGKSPYSLTAYGIVAVAGNPAPMGAFPAIPTLAVPPGGA; from the coding sequence GTGCGACCCTTTCTGCACATCGCGCTCTGCCTGGCACTCCTGCTCGTCCCCTGGGGCGTCGCCGCCGACGAGCGGCCCGAACCTCTCTGGGACGTCGCCCTGGGAAGCAAAGTTCTTTCGACGGCGGTCTCACCGAACGGCGCCTACGTCGCCGCCGGGACCGACGCCAACGGGGCGATGCGCCTCTTCGACGGCGAGGGCAACCAGGTCTGGGAGGTGCCGACCGGGTCGCCGGTCTTCCAGGTCTCCATCAGCGAAGACGGGAAGTACGTCGCCGGCGCCTCCGACCGGGTCAGGGTCGTCGACCAGAACGGCAAGGTGACGGCCAGGATCGACGACGATGGTTACTTCGCCTACAGTGCGGCCATCTCCCCAGACGGCAAACACGTCGCCGCGGGCTTCGACAACCACGTCTTCGGCGTCTACTCGTCCGGCGGGTTTGCCGAGTGGATGGGAACCCTCGGCGACGACGCCGCCAGCCTCGCCCTCTCCAGGGACGGCCGGTACCTCGTCGCAGGCAGCAAGGACGACACCGTCTCCTTCTTCGGCGAGCAGGGCACCCTCCTCTGGAGTTACGAGACCGGCAAGACCGTCGGCAGCGTCGCCCTCTCCCCTGACGGCGGATACGTCGCCGCCGGGTCGATGGACCGCCAGGTCTACTTCTTCGACCGGGACGGCACCCTCCTGTGGACTTATGAGCCGGGCGAGCACGTCTTCGGCGTCGCGGTCGCGCGGGACGGCGAACGCGTCGCCGTGGCCGCCGGGCACACCGTCACCCTCCTGGACCGTGAGGGCGAGGAACTCTGGACCTACGACGCCGGGACCACGGTCTTCTCCGTCGCGATCACCCCGGACGCCGGGATGATCGTCTACGGCACCGGCGGGAACGACAACCGCCTCGTCGCCCTCGAAGGAGAGAAGATCAGGGACGCCGGCGCGGACCGGGGCCCGGTGACCACCCCGGTCGTCTCAGGTAACAGAGGCGGGGAGAACGGGAGCACGTACCTCGCCGACTCCTTCGTCCTCGCAGGCGAGGAGACCGAATCCGCGGAGGGCGCCGCGGTCACCGACGTGCTCCGCCGCACCGCCGACGCCGACGCCAAGGTGACGGTCAGGATGACGGTGGACGCCGCCTGGGTCGCCGCCCACGGCGGGCCCGACCGGGTGAAGATCGCCGCCTGCCTCCCTGACGAGAACGGTGAGGCGACGACGGAGGCCGAGGCGGTGCCCACCCGGTTCGTCGGCTACGACCCGGAGGACCGCCTCATCTTCGAGGGGAAGTCGCCGTACTCGCTCACGGCGTACGGGATCGTCGCCGTCGCCGGGAACCCCGCCCCGATGGGCGCCTTCCCGGCCATCCCCACCCTCGCCGTCCCACCGGGCGGCGCCTAA
- a CDS encoding DUF427 domain-containing protein encodes MPKAEWKGTVLAESEDVMLVEGNVYFPPESVRFEYLKESPTKTVCTWKGEARYYTVVVEGEVNRDAAWYYPDPKPAAEQIRNYVSFWKGVKVRD; translated from the coding sequence ATGCCGAAGGCCGAATGGAAAGGAACGGTGCTCGCGGAGAGCGAGGACGTCATGCTGGTCGAGGGCAATGTCTATTTTCCGCCGGAGTCCGTCCGTTTCGAGTATCTGAAGGAATCACCGACGAAGACGGTCTGCACCTGGAAGGGGGAGGCCCGGTATTATACGGTCGTGGTGGAAGGCGAGGTGAACAGGGACGCCGCGTGGTATTATCCTGATCCGAAACCTGCGGCCGAACAGATCCGCAATTATGTTTCGTTCTGGAAGGGAGTGAAGGTTCGTGACTGA
- a CDS encoding pyridoxamine 5'-phosphate oxidase family protein, which yields MEIVKIPKMEKKEYDALITDGYVARIAFQGNKYPYIAPFLYVFDGKFLYFLSTKYGRKNDLFRKSPYVSVEIEKYTQDLSCYTFVTMQGYLVQEEDAIQKKIVRKKFVEMIDERALSPNILAALGHKPGEPIEAIASEERSNIWKLTGVVDIVALKNL from the coding sequence ATGGAGATTGTAAAGATCCCGAAGATGGAGAAGAAGGAGTACGACGCCCTCATCACCGACGGCTATGTCGCCCGCATCGCCTTCCAGGGCAACAAGTACCCGTACATCGCCCCGTTCCTGTACGTCTTCGACGGCAAGTTTCTGTACTTCCTCTCCACGAAGTACGGGCGCAAGAACGACCTCTTCAGGAAGAGCCCCTATGTCTCGGTGGAGATCGAGAAGTACACCCAGGACCTCTCGTGCTACACCTTCGTGACGATGCAGGGCTACCTGGTCCAGGAGGAGGACGCGATCCAGAAGAAGATCGTGCGCAAGAAGTTCGTGGAGATGATCGATGAACGGGCCCTCTCCCCCAACATCCTGGCGGCCCTCGGCCACAAACCCGGCGAACCGATCGAGGCGATCGCCTCGGAGGAGCGCTCCAATATCTGGAAGTTGACCGGCGTCGTCGATATCGTGGCGTTGAAAAATCTCTGA